One Proteobacteria bacterium CG1_02_64_396 DNA window includes the following coding sequences:
- a CDS encoding A/G-specific adenine glycosylase, giving the protein MTQHNHPPQAFDAASALLAWYDRGHRDLPWRHTRDPYAIWVSEIMLQQTQVATVLDRFPRFMARFPIVNALAAADEDAVLHEWAGLGYYRRARLLHRAAGEIVRTWGGSFPDSVAALSSLPGVGRSTAGAIAAIAFALPAPILDGNVRRVLTRQLDLDLPADRGRGLDLLWREAQARTSVERPGDYTQAIMELGATLCLPRQPRCIDCPWCSSCLALLRQTILQRPVRGSAQKVQEEVWHLLLAERDEGVILTKRPAHGIWGSLWSLPVQNDPPLPPFEILGTISHRLTHRLLTLIPYRVEDAPGTLIPWGEVLSLGLPQPVGRLLRRHFPHRFSPSHPAESS; this is encoded by the coding sequence ATGACCCAGCATAACCATCCCCCACAAGCGTTCGATGCGGCCTCTGCCTTACTGGCTTGGTACGACCGGGGTCACCGCGATCTGCCATGGCGGCATACACGCGACCCCTATGCCATCTGGGTTTCAGAAATCATGTTGCAGCAGACCCAGGTTGCCACGGTCCTGGATCGATTTCCCCGTTTTATGGCCCGGTTTCCCATCGTGAATGCCTTGGCCGCAGCCGACGAGGATGCGGTTTTGCACGAGTGGGCGGGTCTGGGGTATTACCGCCGAGCGCGACTGCTCCACCGGGCGGCTGGGGAGATCGTCCGCACCTGGGGCGGTTCGTTCCCAGACTCGGTGGCAGCACTTTCTTCGCTCCCCGGAGTGGGGCGTTCGACGGCGGGCGCCATTGCCGCCATCGCCTTCGCTCTGCCGGCCCCAATTCTCGACGGAAACGTGCGCCGGGTACTGACCCGGCAGCTTGATCTCGATCTTCCTGCCGACCGAGGGCGTGGGCTCGACCTGCTGTGGCGTGAGGCGCAGGCCCGAACCTCGGTGGAGAGACCAGGCGATTACACCCAGGCGATTATGGAGTTGGGAGCCACCCTCTGTTTGCCCCGCCAGCCCCGCTGCATCGATTGCCCCTGGTGTTCCAGTTGCCTGGCGCTGCTGCGCCAAACCATCCTTCAACGTCCAGTACGTGGCAGCGCCCAAAAGGTGCAAGAGGAGGTTTGGCATCTGCTCCTTGCCGAACGCGATGAGGGGGTGATTCTGACCAAACGACCGGCTCATGGTATCTGGGGTAGCCTCTGGTCGCTGCCGGTGCAAAACGATCCGCCCCTTCCCCCTTTCGAGATTCTCGGAACCATCTCCCATCGCCTGACCCATCGTCTGCTCACGCTAATCCCCTATCGGGTCGAGGATGCCCCCGGTACCCTCATCCCTTGGGGGGAGGTATTGTCCCTCGGGCTGCCACAACCGGTCGGCCGATTGCTGCGCCGTCATTTTCCCCATCGTTTTAGCCCATCCCACCCGGCGGAATCTTCATGA
- a CDS encoding magnesium transporter — protein sequence MPFTPKDPFDLLPQISERVQRRHPFSVMALLSPLHPADIARIIADLDADDRAWVVEILPDETRGEVLLELAEGQREDLLEDMSEASISGALVHLDSDDAADLLQELDDDLAQKIVSEMDAADRREVEHLLGYAEDTAGGLMQVELFKVREDWPPEKVMEVFRRFGRQVDRIHTIFLVDDDNHLKGKLSFRQLILAEPGRPVLEFADVDPVRVLPEVDQEEVARLFEKYDLVSLPVVDATGHLIGRITSDDIFDVITEEASEDIYRLGGVEGDDLEDAVLPTAARRGAWLFLNLITAISASYVISLFEATLAQVVALAILMPIVASMGGNAGTQTLTVIVRGLALGRITPRNAMPLVVKQVGVGMVNGLAFALVLGVVASWWFPDLGSRLGVVIGLAMMINLLVAGLAGSLIPLALKKMNIDPALASGILLTTLTDVIGFFAFLGLAQTMLLGS from the coding sequence ATGCCCTTTACCCCCAAGGACCCCTTCGATCTTTTGCCTCAAATCTCTGAACGGGTGCAGCGCCGTCATCCCTTCTCGGTGATGGCCCTGCTCTCCCCCCTGCATCCAGCCGACATCGCTCGGATCATCGCCGACCTCGACGCCGATGACCGGGCCTGGGTCGTCGAGATTCTGCCCGACGAAACCCGGGGCGAGGTGCTGCTGGAGCTGGCCGAGGGGCAACGGGAAGACCTGCTCGAAGATATGAGCGAGGCTTCGATTTCGGGCGCCTTGGTCCACCTGGATTCGGACGACGCCGCCGACCTTCTTCAAGAACTCGACGACGATCTTGCCCAGAAGATTGTCTCTGAGATGGATGCCGCCGACCGGCGCGAGGTCGAGCATCTGCTCGGCTACGCCGAAGACACTGCGGGCGGATTGATGCAGGTCGAACTGTTCAAGGTGCGCGAGGACTGGCCCCCCGAAAAGGTGATGGAGGTCTTTCGCCGCTTTGGTCGTCAGGTCGACCGCATCCACACCATCTTTTTGGTCGACGACGATAACCACCTGAAGGGCAAGCTGTCGTTTCGACAATTGATTCTGGCCGAACCGGGACGACCCGTTCTCGAATTCGCCGATGTCGACCCGGTGCGGGTTCTGCCCGAGGTTGACCAGGAGGAGGTCGCCCGCCTGTTCGAGAAATACGATTTGGTCAGTCTCCCGGTGGTCGACGCGACGGGTCACCTGATTGGACGGATCACCTCGGACGACATCTTCGACGTCATCACCGAGGAGGCGAGCGAAGACATCTACCGTCTGGGCGGCGTCGAGGGGGACGATCTTGAAGACGCGGTGTTGCCGACGGCGGCCCGACGCGGTGCCTGGCTTTTTCTGAACCTGATTACCGCGATCAGCGCCTCATACGTCATTTCTCTGTTCGAGGCGACCTTGGCCCAGGTGGTGGCGCTGGCGATCTTGATGCCGATTGTCGCCTCGATGGGGGGCAACGCCGGGACTCAAACCCTGACCGTCATTGTGCGCGGCTTGGCGCTGGGCAGGATCACCCCCCGCAATGCCATGCCGTTGGTCGTCAAACAGGTGGGAGTGGGGATGGTCAACGGGCTGGCCTTTGCCCTGGTGCTGGGTGTGGTGGCCAGCTGGTGGTTCCCCGACCTGGGCAGCCGCTTGGGGGTGGTGATTGGACTTGCGATGATGATCAATCTGTTGGTCGCTGGGCTGGCCGGAAGTCTGATCCCGCTGGCGCTGAAAAAGATGAACATCGACCCGGCACTTGCTTCGGGCATTCTGCTCACGACCCTGACCGACGTCATCGGGTTCTTCGCCTTTTTGGGACTGGCCCAGACGATGTTGCTTGGGTCGTGA